The following DNA comes from Mucisphaera calidilacus.
GAAAGCCGGTAACGTCGATACCATTTCAGCACGACAACAAACCGACTCTGGTAGAGACATATAAAAGCCGGATATGAAGATCACGTGGGTATAGCGTGAATAAACTGCAAAAAAGACCAATAGGCATATATATCCCCGAAGCCGGTATCAAATGAACAGCCAAACACGAAGCGTGCGCAGCACCAACACAGAAACAGCGCACATCACCGCATCGCCCCCGGATCACCCTCAGATCGCTCGCAACACCCTCACGCCGCCAGCACCAGACGGTACCTGGGCGAACCCGAACGCAGCTTCTCAAACGCCTCGTTGATCTCGGCCATCGGGTACCGCTCCGTCATCGGCTCGATCCCGTGACGCGCCGCGAAGTCAAGCATCGTCGCGATCACCGACGGACTGCCCACAGGCGACCCGCCCAGGCTCTTCTGGCCCAGAATCATCGGGAACACCGGAAGCGTCACGTCCGGCGCCGCACCCACCACGTGCAGCCGACCCTTAGGCGACAACGTCTCCAGATAACTCGGCCAGTCCAACGACACGTTCACCGTCGAGATCACAAAATCAAGCGACCCCGCAATCGACTTGAACGACTCCGGATCACGCGAGTTCGCAATGTGATGAGCCCCCAGCCCGCGAGCCTCCTCCGCCTTCGACTCCGACGACGTGAACGCCGTCACCTCGCAACCCCACTTGCTCAGGAACTGCAACGCCAGGTGGCCCAGCCCGCCGATCCCGATCACGCCCACGCGGTCCGTAGGCCGAACATCAAACTGAACCATCGGGTTGAACACCGTGATCCCGCCGCAGAAAAGCGGCCCCGCCTTCATCGGGTCAACACCCTCAGGCAAAGGCACCACGCTGTTCGCGTGACCACGAACACGATCCGCAAACCCGCCGTGACGACCCACAATCGTCGCCTCCGACGAACCGCACAGATTGTGATCCCCGCTCATGCACTGCTGGCAATGCATGCACGCGTTGCTGAACCACCCCAGACCCGCAA
Coding sequences within:
- the ahr gene encoding NADPH-dependent aldehyde reductase Ahr, coding for MFKAYAAAEAGGAFEAFEYDPGELKAGEVELEVISSGICHSDLSMVNNDWGMTTYPFVGGHEVIGKIVAVGDAVEHLSVGQVAGLGWFSNACMHCQQCMSGDHNLCGSSEATIVGRHGGFADRVRGHANSVVPLPEGVDPMKAGPLFCGGITVFNPMVQFDVRPTDRVGVIGIGGLGHLALQFLSKWGCEVTAFTSSESKAEEARGLGAHHIANSRDPESFKSIAGSLDFVISTVNVSLDWPSYLETLSPKGRLHVVGAAPDVTLPVFPMILGQKSLGGSPVGSPSVIATMLDFAARHGIEPMTERYPMAEINEAFEKLRSGSPRYRLVLAA